TAAACTCCATAAACAGATGGTTCTGTACATtggaaataaatacattctttgAAAGTTTACAGttcatttcaagttttgacCAAAAATGCATATCCATTACTGGAATTCCCCTACattagtgttaaaaaaaaaactttaaactttGGCAATGCGCATTAGTAGAGCAATCCCATTACCTGAATGGTTgcagcatcatcatcatctgaatCCAACCCGAAACTCAAGTCACCTGCACACAAGGAATAGTTCCGGCTCAAAATGTGATAAATGCTGAGattaccaataaaaataactgACTTGCATGTTTACAGCATACCTTTATAAAAACTGTTTACATTATGTGGTTACAACCAATCAGTTCCAAAAAGTACACTTCGATGCATAAACAAAATAGGTGTTACTCTGTCATTCTCAATCATGCTTAATTTAGGACTTTCCATCTCGCTCTCTTTCTATATTACCTATGGTTTGACACAACTTGGTGTTGTGATCTGAAGATCCCTGACGGTAGAAGAGAGACATGGGATTGGGTGGAGTCTGATCACAGAAATATTCTGCTGAATGTCCGTTGACACACACATCTGAATCACTGGTAGGTGAAACGCGGCCAGGAAAACAGATAACAGCCAGGTACCAGTGAGCCCTTAGGAGACATTGTACATGATAGGTGTTCAGGTTAATCTTTATTTAACAAGCCAAAttcataaagaacattttaaaatcataaccGGAGTGATTCTGGGATTTCAGACATAAAAAACCAACGCTCTGCTAGAATTTTTCACCTTTGATTAATCGGGACAAATATAAAGTCCTTCTCAAAAATGTTCACATGCCTGGTCCATGTTTTCACCCGGTTATGCCTCAGCTCTTGAATGCTGTGGAACAGTGTGTTCATAGTTTATACAAAGCACATTTAGGCCTTGTACTTCAAGTACTTTCACAATGATATTCTTTACATACGATAAACCTGGAGGCCTTTTGTTATCTTCCCGAGTTAGATGCTTGAAGAAGAAAGAGCTGAACACTTGGCAATCAACAGCATCTTCTCTCTTTAGCTGCTCGCAGACCAAAAACCTGGAACATCAGAAGAACATTGAGGAGAACATCAACAAAGCGGCAAAAAAATGATTCTTATTTTCACTTCTCCAGCTTTTACCTCAGATAGAAGTCTACTATCACATCGTTTAGAAATGTGCCTTCGTCCAGGCAGTTGAGGTCCTCTTCGGTGATGGTTATACCTCCCTTGGCTGGTGGAGGGGGGTAAACAACCAGTCTGAAAAGAAAGAGTATTCTATAAAAGAACTATACCCTccatcaaaaaaaagaaaaaaaggtttaGGGCAGCCAACCGACTTTTTGATTTCGTGTACAGGCAATGAGGGGATCTCCAACAAATCCTCATCGCTGTCTGAAACACTGAGGGTTGCGATTTCACTTCGAGTGGCATTAGGAGAGGTTGAAAGTGTCACAGAGGCCTGCTGAATGTTAAGAGAGAGACATCTCAACAACTGGAGATGATGATGTTGTGCGCTAACATCACTGACTTGCAAAGGTTTACCCAGTGCTTTCTTTGGAAATGTAATAGAAAGAAGGAAACCTGACTCATGACAGGAAGTTCATCCTCTTCGGGCTTAAGTGCCATGAGAGTGCCAGAGTAGATgacaatttaaacaaatttcaTGACTCACCTGTTGTTTTGGAGCATGGTTGTGTGTTTTCAGCCTATTGTAGGCTTCTTCATATGACAGCTTAGCTGGAAAGTTGCAGATGTTATTGCTCCTGCCAATCTCTTTGAAGATTTCCTCAAGAATGAGCTGCTCTGGTAATGTCAGCTCCCTCTCAAAAATAAGGGCTATGTATTTCTCTTCTTGATCTGAGTAGAGATTTTAAGcccattttaaagaaacaaatgagCTGGGTAATCATGCTACATACGGGATTGATTGCAATAAGTGAAGATGGTTTGTTATTATATCTCACTCTTGCTCTGGCAGTCATACCACGCCAGTGAATCATCTTCATACACATCATATACGATCTGGGCTCGCAGACGGTGACTCGCCGTGGGTGTTGTCTGTAGAAACAGTGACGGCAGCCTCTGCACTGTGCACCATTCACAACTGGTAACCTCTGATGCTTCTATTCGTACTGTTAGTGATGGTTAGGAAATGTGGTGAGCAACATTGCACATTGGTACGAAATGCAGGATTGCAAATATTACGGGGGGGCCGAAAACGAAGGCGGTACCCATTCAATTCTAGTGTACAAACACTAAACCATGTAAATGTGTCCAGACGTTGTTCAGTTAACAACTTtgctaaaaatatcttctttagtgttctgaaGGAggaagtcattcaggtttgaaatgacaagagagtaaaagatgacagaattttaattttggggcgaactatcattttaaattacatcactttcatacattttaagaaacTTGCAGAATAACACTAAGGCGTTTTTCatactttataatattttagcGGTCTGTTTTTAAGTGTCACAGTGAAAGTGAACTAATATGTTCATTGTCTTACCTTGATTTGCAATCTCAATGTAATTCACTGTGAACTGTAGAAGAAACGCATATCAGTTTGGACTCAAGTTTGGAAACTTGATTAAATTGTTTTGTCACAATAAAAAGTGGTCTTATAGacaattattctaaaatgtaaaatacagggcCAAACTTTTGACAGGTACTCTAACTGAACTTCAAAATACTCTTAGTAAGACCTCAAAAATATGACTACCATGCATTGTGTGGTCAGTGTGTCACAGCTTCTGAAAATCTTAGTCAATGTTCCAATTTTTAAACATCTGATGTTGAGTACAAATCTGTTCAATCTTTCAGCAGCATCTCTCTTCGGCGTTTTGGGGGATTCTGCCTTCCTGGTTTTGGGATTCTTCGCTCTGTCACGACAGATAATGTTTCCCATCTGTAGTAGAAATCACATGGAATCGGCCATGCAAAAATCAGAAGAGAAACTGGAACAAATATTCTGCGCAGTCAATCATTCTTTCCATACCTTGTCTCTCATTCGATGCTTGCgcttaatttgtttgttttgggatTCCTCTTGAATAAATGTGTCACATCTGGTTTTCTTGTGATTCACAATGGGATCTGTTGGCAATAAAAAGACAACCAGCTTGGGTGAACTAGGTCGATAAAGTttgtaaagacaaaaaaaattataatacagtacatttgGATCTCTACAGATAATAAGTCGTCCTCATAGTTACCCGTTATACAAATCAAAGAGAGGCCCTCTGGTTTGCTCTCTAACACACTATCCGTAAATGCATCGGCGGTCTTCTTTTCTTTATTACAATACAACACATCTGTACAAATCGCATACAGTAAAGCAACAGAAAAACAATGCAAGAAAGCTTAATGTAACAATGAATTTGCCTTACCTTCAGAATCATTGTTGAATATGTTTTTCCTATAAGGACAAAACTGTCTCCAGTCAAAATATAGCAACTTATCTCTATTTTGATGTCTAcacaattcattcatttaatttcctTGGCATATTTAAAAGTACAATTGAATAAATATGACTATGAATATGATAATGAGTCAAACCTTAACTCACTCCTCCAGCAGGTGGGTTGAAGCGCGTAGTTGAATCGTTGTTTAAACGgtgtgaagagtttggtttggCTCTCGGCTTCAGGCCTAACGTTACAATTCGCCAGGTCCATAAAATACAGATACTAATGAACAGCAGTCACGTATTTATATGAATGTTTCTGATAACTATGCTTTTAAATTTACTCAcgttaatatttttcttattccGACCATATTGAGACCGATGGCGTTTCCTTTCAGAGTTTTGACTCTCAAACTGTTATGATCTTGACTGAGTGGACGAACCTTTTCCAAAACAGAAATGTGAGGAGGTGAAAGTAAGAAACgtatttcaataaaaactgGTTTATCAAATAAAGCGACTGATTTTGGTTCTATGACGACCACCATTGATGTTTTATAACTAACGCTCACCATTCTGGAGTATGTGTAGAGTTATTTGTCACCctaaacaacaattaaaaacaatctCAGACGAACATTAACGTCACGTTGCGTAACGTAACGTAAGCGCTTCTCAGCTTATTTAATTGTGTGATGGTTGACAGGTGTGGTATTGTTTGGTGCTCCGTCATGCTCAGCTCGTGCGCGAGTTTGACAGCTGTTGTGTATCTGATATTTGGTATCACAACGTCAGCGTTTTCTGTACCTGTGTCACCTGTGGGGTCAGTGACCTCTGCAAGTCCTACATCTTAACAGTTAAATACTGCTTTTGTACCTCCGGCTGATCTCGGGCTCTATACGTGTATTTTAATGCGTACTTTGTTGCGTGATTAGGTGGTTGGTGTCTGTGTAATGAAATGTCACTACACAGAATCCGTCCATCTTGTTACCTGATATCTCTAAATTAACTTCCCATATTAGTGATGATACTGTATTTTTAACTACATGTCTGACTTTCCAAGAAGAGGGTTGCCAGATTTGTGTAAACAAAGCAGCACAATGATaccaggggcccgttcttcgtacgtcgcttattacatccgagatcaaatgacacatccaagaTCATAAcatcgtgctaatcatgatccggctaattgggttcttcgaacacacctgctgtttatgattagtatcgctggattgagttatctgagataattgcgcgttcatgcgcttgtttaaaaggggatatgtatcgatagtagaaacaatgatcagcaacgctgctattggctgcccacatggcaaaagagcgcgctcagtttttcaacgcagcagagcaagaattattactggaagggtttgcttacagtaataatttgaaaaaataattaaaacgccagtggagagggctggcaaaaagtagcagacaaattaaatgcgtaagtgttccatgttatggttatatcacttacaattacagtatatagtcttattttaataatttcatatatatttcaattttcgtaaataatttgttgctgcgttaaattatgtctataatccaaattgcttgtacagtcatttcgacaaataaatattgagttaatttctttgacttgtgaaggtgaaagctgtataactaatgtaattttttttgcaatttgatattgatcatattttctccttgtgtattgtaatgccattgagttctcctcttttgtgtagttttacataataaaccaacacttttatctgttcccaagaaagtggtggctgaaatatgtgcagtaa
The sequence above is drawn from the Triplophysa dalaica isolate WHDGS20190420 chromosome 15, ASM1584641v1, whole genome shotgun sequence genome and encodes:
- the senp6b gene encoding sentrin-specific protease 6 isoform X2; this encodes MVRPLSQDHNSLRVKTLKGNAIGLNMVGIRKILTPEAESQTKLFTPFKQRFNYALQPTCWRSELRKNIFNNDSEEKKTADAFTDSVLESKPEGLSLICITDPIVNHKKTRCDTFIQEESQNKQIKRKHRMRDKMGNIICRDRAKNPKTRKAESPKTPKRDAAERLNRFVLNIRCLKIGTLTKIFRSCDTLTTQCMFTVNYIEIANQVRIEASEVTSCEWCTVQRLPSLFLQTTPTASHRLRAQIVYDVYEDDSLAWYDCQSKNQEEKYIALIFERELTLPEQLILEEIFKEIGRSNNICNFPAKLSYEEAYNRLKTHNHAPKQQQASVTLSTSPNATRSEIATLSVSDSDEDLLEIPSLPVHEIKKLVVYPPPPAKGGITITEEDLNCLDEGTFLNDVIVDFYLRFLVCEQLKREDAVDCQVFSSFFFKHLTREDNKRPPGLSIQELRHNRVKTWTRHVNIFEKDFIFVPINQRAHWYLAVICFPGRVSPTSDSDVCVNGHSAEYFCDQTPPNPMSLFYRQGSSDHNTKLCQTIGDLSFGLDSDDDDAATIQAFEHTCINSKSSDSKRPCILIMDSLACRSRSSVVQILQEYLQEEWRVKKGCSQSFGKGVMDGWSPLVPQQDNYTDCGIYLLQYVEKFLKDPPQTFYPSMDLNDWFSQKTVKKKRQQIKQLILKLHREQTV
- the senp6b gene encoding sentrin-specific protease 6 isoform X4 — translated: MVRPLSQDHNSLRVKTLKGNAIGLNMVGIRKILTPEAESQTKLFTPFKQRFNYALQPTCWRSELRKNIFNNDSEDVLYCNKEKKTADAFTDSVLESKPEGLSLICITDPIVNHKKTRCDTFIQEESQNKQIKRKHRMRDKMGNIICRDRAKNPKTRKAESPKTPKRDAAERLNRFVLNIRCLKIGTLTKIFRSCDTLTTQCMFTVNYIEIANQVRIEASEVTSCEWCTVQRLPSLFLQTTPTASHRLRAQIVYDVYEDDSLAWYDCQSKNQEEKYIALIFERELTLPEQLILEEIFKEIGRSNNICNFPAKLSYEEAYNRLKTHNHAPKQQQASVTLSTSPNATRSEIATLSVSDSDEDLLEIPSLPVHEIKKLVVYPPPPAKGGITITEEDLNCLDEGTFLNDVIVDFYLRFLVCEQLKREDAVDCQVFSSFFFKHLTREDNKRPPGLSAHWYLAVICFPGRVSPTSDSDVCVNGHSAEYFCDQTPPNPMSLFYRQGSSDHNTKLCQTIGDLSFGLDSDDDDAATIQAFEHTCINSKSSDSKRPCILIMDSLACRSRSSVVQILQEYLQEEWRVKKGCSQSFGKGVMDGWSPLVPQQDNYTDCGIYLLQYVEKFLKDPPQTFYPSMDLNDWFSQKTVKKKRQQIKQLILKLHREQTV
- the senp6b gene encoding sentrin-specific protease 6 isoform X5, with translation MVRPLSQDHNSLRVKTLKGNAIGLNMVGIRKILTPEAESQTKLFTPFKQRFNYALQPTCWRSELRKNIFNNDSEDPIVNHKKTRCDTFIQEESQNKQIKRKHRMRDKMGNIICRDRAKNPKTRKAESPKTPKRDAAERLNRFVLNIRCLKIGTLTKIFRSCDTLTTQCMFTVNYIEIANQVRIEASEVTSCEWCTVQRLPSLFLQTTPTASHRLRAQIVYDVYEDDSLAWYDCQSKNQEEKYIALIFERELTLPEQLILEEIFKEIGRSNNICNFPAKLSYEEAYNRLKTHNHAPKQQQASVTLSTSPNATRSEIATLSVSDSDEDLLEIPSLPVHEIKKLVVYPPPPAKGGITITEEDLNCLDEGTFLNDVIVDFYLRFLVCEQLKREDAVDCQVFSSFFFKHLTREDNKRPPGLSIQELRHNRVKTWTRHVNIFEKDFIFVPINQRAHWYLAVICFPGRVSPTSDSDVCVNGHSAEYFCDQTPPNPMSLFYRQGSSDHNTKLCQTIGDLSFGLDSDDDDAATIQAFEHTCINSKSSDSKRPCILIMDSLACRSRSSVVQILQEYLQEEWRVKKGCSQSFGKGVMDGWSPLVPQQDNYTDCGIYLLQYVEKFLKDPPQTFYPSMDLNDWFSQKTVKKKRQQIKQLILKLHREQTV
- the senp6b gene encoding sentrin-specific protease 6 isoform X3; its protein translation is MVGIRKILTPEAESQTKLFTPFKQRFNYALQPTCWRSELRKNIFNNDSEDVLYCNKEKKTADAFTDSVLESKPEGLSLICITDPIVNHKKTRCDTFIQEESQNKQIKRKHRMRDKMGNIICRDRAKNPKTRKAESPKTPKRDAAERLNRFVLNIRCLKIGTLTKIFRSCDTLTTQCMFTVNYIEIANQVRIEASEVTSCEWCTVQRLPSLFLQTTPTASHRLRAQIVYDVYEDDSLAWYDCQSKNQEEKYIALIFERELTLPEQLILEEIFKEIGRSNNICNFPAKLSYEEAYNRLKTHNHAPKQQQASVTLSTSPNATRSEIATLSVSDSDEDLLEIPSLPVHEIKKLVVYPPPPAKGGITITEEDLNCLDEGTFLNDVIVDFYLRFLVCEQLKREDAVDCQVFSSFFFKHLTREDNKRPPGLSIQELRHNRVKTWTRHVNIFEKDFIFVPINQRAHWYLAVICFPGRVSPTSDSDVCVNGHSAEYFCDQTPPNPMSLFYRQGSSDHNTKLCQTIGDLSFGLDSDDDDAATIQAFEHTCINSKSSDSKRPCILIMDSLACRSRSSVVQILQEYLQEEWRVKKGCSQSFGKGVMDGWSPLVPQQDNYTDCGIYLLQYVEKFLKDPPQTFYPSMDLNDWFSQKTVKKKRQQIKQLILKLHREQTV
- the senp6b gene encoding sentrin-specific protease 6 isoform X1, producing MVRPLSQDHNSLRVKTLKGNAIGLNMVGIRKILTPEAESQTKLFTPFKQRFNYALQPTCWRSELRKNIFNNDSEDVLYCNKEKKTADAFTDSVLESKPEGLSLICITDPIVNHKKTRCDTFIQEESQNKQIKRKHRMRDKMGNIICRDRAKNPKTRKAESPKTPKRDAAERLNRFVLNIRCLKIGTLTKIFRSCDTLTTQCMFTVNYIEIANQVRIEASEVTSCEWCTVQRLPSLFLQTTPTASHRLRAQIVYDVYEDDSLAWYDCQSKNQEEKYIALIFERELTLPEQLILEEIFKEIGRSNNICNFPAKLSYEEAYNRLKTHNHAPKQQQASVTLSTSPNATRSEIATLSVSDSDEDLLEIPSLPVHEIKKLVVYPPPPAKGGITITEEDLNCLDEGTFLNDVIVDFYLRFLVCEQLKREDAVDCQVFSSFFFKHLTREDNKRPPGLSIQELRHNRVKTWTRHVNIFEKDFIFVPINQRAHWYLAVICFPGRVSPTSDSDVCVNGHSAEYFCDQTPPNPMSLFYRQGSSDHNTKLCQTIGDLSFGLDSDDDDAATIQAFEHTCINSKSSDSKRPCILIMDSLACRSRSSVVQILQEYLQEEWRVKKGCSQSFGKGVMDGWSPLVPQQDNYTDCGIYLLQYVEKFLKDPPQTFYPSMDLNDWFSQKTVKKKRQQIKQLILKLHREQTV